The window GGTGCGGCGCGGGATCCGACCCTCAAACCCGACACGGTCAGTCGAGGCTCAAGACACTCTTTCGCGGTTTCGTGAGAACGACGCGTCAGATCACGCCCCACCATCGCACGAACCATCGAATCATGCGTGATATTGCCTTTCGTCAACGTTTCGACATGCTCACCATCCCGCAGCACTTCCACTCGATCGGCCAAGCGAATGATTTCGTGCAAGCGGTGCGAGATATAGAGAATCGCAACACCTTCTTCGCGAAGCCGTTCGATCAACTCGAACAACCGCAGCGATTCCTCTTCGCTCAGACTGCTGGTCGGTTCGTCCATGATGACCACGCGTGCATCGGTCGACAAAGCTCGCGCGATCTCGATCAATTGCTTGGACGCAATGGGAAGTGGCCCGACGGGCGCATCCGGGGACACCGACAAACCAACTCGATCCAGCCATGATGACGCCGTGCGTCGTAACTCCGCCCGATCGAGCAAACCAAATCGGGAGGGCTCACGGCCGAGAAACAAATTCTCGGCAACGCTCAGGTTGTCGTGCAGGTTCAGCTCTTGATGAATCAACGCGATCCCGGCATCAATCGCGTCGCGCGGTCCGGACCAGGAAAGGACTTGACCGTCCAATTCAATTTGACCCTGGTCCGGCGAGACGATCCCGGCCAGCACCTTCATCAAAGTACTTTTGCCGGCACCGTTTTCACCGATAACCGCGATGGCTTGGCCACCTTCCACTTCCATCGAAACATTCGACAAAGCTTGGGTGGAGCCAAACCGTTTACTGATTCCCGACAACCGCAAGCGAGAGGGTTGATCGGGGTTGTCCGCCTGTGGCTGGATCACTCACCTTCTTCCGACGAGTCTTCCTTTTCATCGTCGGACTTTTTGGTGGTCGAGTCCACGTCGGCCAGCTCTTCCAGTTCTTCGAGCATGCCTTCCATGCGTTCTTTTTGCCGACCTTCGGATTTCTCGATGGCTTTCTTCTGTGCCTCGATCGCCGCATCGAATCGTTCCAACGATGCGTTCATTTGAGCAACCAGAACGTGCATCAAAGGCTGAATCTGGGGATCGGCTCCTTCGATTTCAGCGTTGAGTGCAACCAGCGTTTCATCCGCCAACTTGCCAACCTTGGCTCCTTGTTGGATCGATGACATCAACCCGTAGGAGAACTGAGCCATGGCCTGTGGGTTGCCCTTCGCTTCCTTCAGTTGGCCACGGAAATACGTCATCACGTCTTCGGATAGATCGCCCGAGTCCAAACGCAGACCGTATTTGAACTGAGTCAGTTGCTCACGAACCGACTGCCCCATTTCGTCATCCACACCCTCGAACTCTTCCAAAACCTTGTCGATGACCTTGATGGCATCCTCAAAGTTTCCTTCACCGGCCATACGATTGACCTTTTGCATCGCTTCTTCCAAGCGTTGCTGGCGAGCCATTTCTTCTTTGAAAGCTTCGCGGTCCCATGTTCCTTCGATGACTTGTTCCAACGGCTCGTCGAGACTCATCGGGTGTCCGATCCACTCAATCAAACCGGTCTTGCCGACCAAAAACGCGGCGGGGATGCCGTTCTGATTGGCGGCACGCATGTAGTCATCGGTCGACGAACCGTCGGGATCGACTGTCAATGTGTAAGCCGATGTCAGTTCCGCGAATGTGACACCTTCTTTGCCTGGGTAGTCACGTTCCAGAATGCCTTCGACGGTTTCTAGATCTTCATCCGAGATGCTGACGATCTGAACGCCATTTTCGCGATGTCGTTCTTGCAATTCGACCAGGTGCGGCATGCTTTGGATGCACGGACCACACCACGTTGCCCAAAACTCGACCACGTAGATTTTGCCATCTTCGAAATCGGTGACCGGACCGAATTTTCCGAGGTCTTCGTGGATGTAGTGCTCGATATCGAGCGAAGGTGCTTTCGATCCCACGGTCAACGTCGGTTCGGCTTGAGCCGCAACGCCACCGGTCAAAAATGCAACTCCGCAGGCGGCACCTAGCAGAGTCTTACGTGTCCACGCGACAGGAAGCGAAAAAAAGCGGGTCATTGAAAACTACTTTGCGTTTGTTTGGTGAAGGAAGAAAATCGACCGAGCGGTGCTCGACACTCATTCTGACAATGTCTGTCTGGCGAAAACACTCGCCCTGTTCGAATTTAAAGCAGCCTCAACGGCAACTTTTCGCGGGACAATGCGACGGCGGTCATCGGATGCAGTGCAATACGCATACTGTAGTGCACCAAACGCCGAATTGTTCATCGTCCACGAATCCAGCGCGAAGCGAACGTTGCAGCCCAACCGCCACCCGGGAACGCCTCGTTCCCAGAGATTGGACGTGGCCAAATCGGATCGAAAAAACGATTGGCCCAGCACTGCAATCATCGTTCCCCCAAAGGTAACAATCCGCTTTTCGCGAGTCGAGAGAACCGATTTGGCTCTCTGGGGGTGTTTTCGTTGTATTGATGGAGGGGTTGGTCCATAATGCCTATGCGGGTTCTTCATCCGCCGTCAACTTCGCATGACGTCGCTCAAATCCCCCCTCTTCTCTTTCCACGAGCGCATTTGTGCTGCTTCCAATCTCACACGTGGCATCTAGGTTCGCCGGTCAATTGTGTCTCCGACTTCCAGCGTCTCGCCTGGCAGTTGCGGCACTCTTGCTAGCAACTTTTTCGTTGCCCGCGTCGGCTCAGAGAACCACGGTTGTCCGAACCGCTGATGGAAAGACGATCACCGCGAGCGTGCCATCGCCAGGACCGGATGGACGTCCGCCCGGTGCCCCACCACCCGAGGGCAAGCCAAACGAGAAGGAAGGCGAAAAGAAAGACGCCGAGGGCAAACCGCCCGAATCAGCCGCTCCCAAAGTCATCCGCCGTGACAGCATCGAAGCCAAATCATCCGACCCGAGTGAATTGAAGGCCACCGTCGGCGAAGACGGCAAAGTTGGTTTCCGATTCCGCAATCAAGGATGGACCGATTTGGTGCGTTGGTTGTCGGACATCTCCGAACAACCCATCGACTGGCAAGAACTACCCGGCGACACCGTCAACTTGATCAGCCCCGATCGGTTGACCGTTGCCGAAACAGCCGACTTGATGAACCGCCACCTGCTGGCCCGCGGCTACACCATGTTGGACCTGGATGGCGGAATCGCAATCGTGAAAACCGACGCCGTCAATCCGGGCATGGTGCGACGGGTCAGCGTCAGCGAACTGGATGAACTCGAAGACCACCGCTACGTTCGCACGATGCTCGACGCGGGATGGCTGTCCGCAGAGAAACTCTCTGAAGAACTCAAAGCGATGCTCAGCAGTGCGGGAAAGATGATCCCGTTGGCAACCACCAATCGCATCGAAGTGATGGACGTGGCAGTGAACCTGCGGCAAGTCGCTCACCTGCTCGCCGAAGAACGCGATGCAGCCAGCCGTGACGCATTGGCGCCAGAATTCCGGTTGCGACACATTCCAGCCGAAGAAGCCAAAAGCATGCTGGAGCAATTTCTCGGCGTGGAGAAAAAAGACTCCGCCCCAATGTCTCAACAGCAAATGCAAATGATGCAGCGAATGCAGCAGATGCAACAGCAGCAGGGCAACAAGGGTGGTGACACAAAAGGCGATGTAGAAATTTCCATCGTTGCGAACACGCGTCAGAACTCCGTGCTCGTTCGTGCTCCGCTCGATCGAGTTGCCATTGCCGCTGAGTTCATCAAACGAATTGATGTGCCCGGTGGCTCACTCCGCAGCCTCACCGATGCAACATCGCGAGT of the Rhodopirellula baltica SH 1 genome contains:
- a CDS encoding sugar ABC transporter ATP-binding protein, whose protein sequence is MIQPQADNPDQPSRLRLSGISKRFGSTQALSNVSMEVEGGQAIAVIGENGAGKSTLMKVLAGIVSPDQGQIELDGQVLSWSGPRDAIDAGIALIHQELNLHDNLSVAENLFLGREPSRFGLLDRAELRRTASSWLDRVGLSVSPDAPVGPLPIASKQLIEIARALSTDARVVIMDEPTSSLSEEESLRLFELIERLREEGVAILYISHRLHEIIRLADRVEVLRDGEHVETLTKGNITHDSMVRAMVGRDLTRRSHETAKECLEPRLTVSGLRVGSRAAPPVDLQVLGGEVVALVGLVGAGRTEIVETIFGVRERFGGEILIDSEPLKGGVDSAIAAGLALVPEDRKRTGLLIQSSVRDNATIVSMTRDGVFRNRKTERATAAELIDRLRVKTASQEIEIASLSGGNQQKVALAKWLAGDVKVLMLDEPTRGVDIGAKSEIYEVIDQLASQGMGVLVVSSEMEEVFAIADRVIVISDGCVAGELTRSELTEEAIMRLAVAKGEPAQG
- a CDS encoding TlpA family protein disulfide reductase; translated protein: MTRFFSLPVAWTRKTLLGAACGVAFLTGGVAAQAEPTLTVGSKAPSLDIEHYIHEDLGKFGPVTDFEDGKIYVVEFWATWCGPCIQSMPHLVELQERHRENGVQIVSISDEDLETVEGILERDYPGKEGVTFAELTSAYTLTVDPDGSSTDDYMRAANQNGIPAAFLVGKTGLIEWIGHPMSLDEPLEQVIEGTWDREAFKEEMARQQRLEEAMQKVNRMAGEGNFEDAIKVIDKVLEEFEGVDDEMGQSVREQLTQFKYGLRLDSGDLSEDVMTYFRGQLKEAKGNPQAMAQFSYGLMSSIQQGAKVGKLADETLVALNAEIEGADPQIQPLMHVLVAQMNASLERFDAAIEAQKKAIEKSEGRQKERMEGMLEELEELADVDSTTKKSDDEKEDSSEEGE